In Candidatus Omnitrophota bacterium, the genomic stretch GGTCTCTGCCTCCGTCGTAACGGCCAATTCCTCTTTTTTTTCGTTTTCCGGCAAGGTCCCTGACGCCGCGGCAGCGGTATCCGTGATAATCTGGGAGCGCAGTTTTTCTTGTTCTATCTCCAAAGCGCGCCAAGTGCCCAGATCCACGATGCCGTTAGGGCAAAGCCCGTGCTTGGACTGGAACCTTTTTACCGCTTTGCGTGTTTGCGCGTCTAAAATACCGTTTTCAGAACCAGGGTCAAGATTTGCCCCTCTTAAAAGAAATTGGATATTCTCCACAAAAATATTATATTTGTCAACAGCACCTATAACCTGTTCTTCTTCTATCAAAGCCTTCCTTTGAGCAGACAAACCGTTTATACGGTAAAAAACAAATACGCATAACAAAAACACAACAAAACCTGCCAAAACATACACAGACACCTTGCCGCGCATTTTCCTCTCCTTGCCGCTTATTATGCGGCATGTTAATCAACTAGTCCTACGTGCTGATGACGGTTTGTCCGCGTCAATACGCAGCCCACCGTCATGTTCTATTTTGATTGTGTAGACCATGCCCGGGACAAATCTTGTCCCAGGGGCCTCAATTTGAGCGTTTTTAATGCCCATGGCTTGAGATTTGGCCGGATCAAGAGCGTATTCCCAAAATCTCTTCCACACCTTTTCCTGAAAACCCCGGGACAGGCCTTCAATCCTATAACCGGAAGGGATATCATTAACTCCGGTAATGTTAAATACCTCGGCACCGGTATCTGTAAGAGTAAACACTTTCATAAAAAGATAGATGCTCTTTCCTCTAAGCGGGTCTGCTTTTTTAACATAAGAATCGCTAAATCTTACTACAAGCGATTGAAATTGTATCAGGTCATTTGAAAATGTAAAGTATTTTGGGTCAAGGGGTTTTAGGTTTGTGTCGTATTCTACAAACCGTATGGTAACGCGAGGTTTTGACAAGCCGGTAACGGTTTTGACGTCGCAAACTGTTACTTCAGCGACCCGCGAATCCGCCGTCAGGCGTTGGGTAAACACCTTGAAAAAACGAGCTTCGTTTTGGGTGTATATCCATTGCGCCAAAAATATTGCCGCAACAGCAATAATTATCAATACGAAAAATTTTGGTACAACATGATATTTCATGAAACATTAACCGGTATTAATCTTTTTAGATATTTTTGCCAAAAAACGGCTTTTACGAAAAAATTAAAAATAGTTGCTACTTACGAAGATCAAAAACAACAGGCGTTCTGGTTTTGGGTATCTCAAGGCTCTGCGTAAACACGGCATACCAGCTAATATTTATTATATAACACGCGGGCTAAATAGCAAGAAATATCGGCGGAGATATCCAGCGGGTATTAAGCGGCTGCCAAGGCAAGATGTAAACTCGTAATAAATCTAAGCGCGATACCCAAACATCGGGATCTTTATAAAATCCGGATACCGGCTCCGGGGGTAGCAAAACAGCGGCAAATCCCCCCCATTACCGGTACAATTTCTATTGTTACGATTTTGACGGCAAAAATCGTTTTTATATAAAAATGTCTTGA encodes the following:
- a CDS encoding peptidoglycan-binding protein codes for the protein MRGKVSVYVLAGFVVFLLCVFVFYRINGLSAQRKALIEEEQVIGAVDKYNIFVENIQFLLRGANLDPGSENGILDAQTRKAVKRFQSKHGLCPNGIVDLGTWRALEIEQEKLRSQIITDTAAAASGTLPENEKKEELAVTTEAETKTDKPVVYGNRNKQIQIALRKAGFYEGNIDGKIGPQSKAAIRLFQNSKGLKVDGIAGDKTMAELEKYLN